A stretch of DNA from Mus musculus strain C57BL/6J chromosome 6, GRCm38.p6 C57BL/6J:
GACCAGTTTTCTGGAGCACTGCCCTAAGCATCTTCCAGGGGACAGCACAAAGACCTTTTCTTCAGAAATGACCTATTTGTCTTGGTTCAGATGGAACAGAGCCTCTCCTGCCTATGGCACTTCTACCCTTGGCTGACTTCCAATAGGCACGCTGGGAAAGTCAAGAGCCACCTAAAATTATAGGCAAGGAGTTGGGAACATTAAATGATGCCTATTTTTCTGGGCTAGAGGGCCATTGCTTTGAAGAGCTATCCACAAGGACCATGACATCAAAGTCAGAATTACTAAGTGAAACACAACCTTCTCTTGTCTACAGGACCAGAAGCCCACTGTGTACAAGAAtctagctgcctgaggatccTCCTGGTGGGCAAATCTGGCTGCGGTAAAAGCGCCACAGGGAACAGCATCCTCCGACGACCAGCATTCCAGTCCAGGCTCAGAGGCCAGTCTGTGACCAGGACCagccaggcagagacaggcacatgGGAGGGGAGGAGCATCCTAGTGGTAGACACACCCCCCATCTTTGAGTCAAAGGCCCAGAACCAAGACATGGACAAGGACATCGGAGACTGCTACCTGCTGTGTGCCCCAGGACCCCATGTGTTGTTACTGGTGACCCAGCTGGGACGCTTCACAGCTGAAGATGCCATGGCTGTGAGGATGGTGAAGGAGGTCTTTGGGGTAGGGGTCATGAGGCACATGATCGTCCTCTTCACCCGCAAGGAAGACCTGGAAGAGAAGTCCTTGGAAGAGTTTGTGACCCACACTGACAACCGCAGCCTGCGCAGCCTGACTCAGGAGTGTGGGAGGAGGTACTGTGCCTTCAACAACAGGGCCTCTGGGGAGGAGCAGCAGGGGCAGCTGGCAGAGCTCATGGCCCTGGTGAGGAGGCTGGAACAGGAGTGTGAGGGCTCCTTCCACAGCAATGACCTCTTCCTTCATGCTGAGGCACTCCTTAGAGAAGGTTACAGTGTGCACCAGGAAGCCTATAGGTGCTACCTGGCCAAGGTGAGGCAGGAGGTGGAGAAGCAGAGGCGGGAGCTGGAGGAGCAGGAGGGCAGCTGGATAGCTAAAATGATTTGCACAGTCAAGTCCTGCTGGAGCTCCCACACTGCAGCATGTGCTCTTCTTATTGTGCTTGGTTTGACTCTTCTCACCACTTTCATTAACTTGTGTATTAGCAGGTGTAAATGAGCCTTTTTTGGGTGATTTCTTCCATCATCCTTGTCCCCCAAAGTTCCCCATCTCATGTCAGGGAACCTCAGTCTTCAATTAATTTCACTCTCATTTGATTCCCATGGATCAGACATGCCAGGGAATCTTCTTTTAAATACAGTTAGATTAAataaaggatgaaagaaaaatgtatttctctCTTTGTTGAAGTTGTGAGGATAGATGATGAAGCAAGTAGCTACCATTATAAAGGTCTGGGGGCTTGCACAAAGGAAGACACATGGACTGTTGTGGCAGTGGGTGTATCACTTCTAGATCCCCACTTCCTACAGATGTGATGTCAAGAGGAGAAATACACAAAGCTGAGAGCAGAGTCATACTTTAGTCAAGTATACCCTGACTTTCATGGTACCAATAAAGTCAGAACTCCATCATAATTCCACCCCGAGAAAGATAAAGATGGTGTGCATGAAGCACTGAGGTGGGAGGGCCAGGACATGAGTGGGGACCAAGTGAAGAGGTTACAGGAGCAGGGTAGGTCTTATCCCAGAAAAAGCAGGGTCAGCAGTCAAGAATCACATGAGCCAGAAAGTCTATGGTCAGAGATACAAAGGGCCAGAGGTGTGTATCTTGGGCTTGGAAGATTGTGTGGTGAGCATTATAGGCCCTCAACAACTCATGCAGGCAAAAGCCACTATGATACATAAACCTGATGAGCACTAAGTTTTTGAAGTACATGTAATTTTCATGTATGACACTAGAACATTGTTCTCCTGAATccttcagctatttaaaaaaaaaaaaggaaagaaagaaaagataaagatgtGTTGGAGAACTGGTGCAGGAATTAGGATCATATACTGCTCTTCTAGAAAACTGGAGTTTGCAACCCAGCAACCAGACCTGGGAACCCACAACAAACTATAATTCCAGCTGTGGGTgatcccttctggcctccacaggcactgcaatcacatgtgcacaccccaatacacacacacacacacacatacacacacacacacacacacacacacacacacacacacacaaataccttgAGGATACAAGAGATCCCAGATAGCTAAAGAGTAATCTTGACCAAAGAGCAATGCTGGGGGTATCATCAACATGATTTGAAATTATATTATTGAGACATAGTAAcagcatcaacaacaacaaaataagaaacaCAGGTAAATAGAATAGAAGCCCAGACACTAacctgttgcggtaaatctccaacccaaatataccccagcaatgaaaacacaactcagttaatatgaatacatgctgtgcacctagattgggcagatcttcCGCTactctaccatcttccacatctatgagaccccttagaacttgtggtttctccaggccatgtgcttttgtgctgcttttcttcctcctcctcctcttctatgtcctccccctcttccatttttttccttcttctctctcctcaccttccactccatcttccctttatctgcccaattgacagctctcctttattttacaaattaaggtgggaagcaggttttcaggaaatcacctgagtgctgactcattccttgttcacaacccctcacaggagaacagaattaaaatCAAATGTAATTAGACCCAGGGCTATTCACAACACTAATCCACACAGGCAAAGTCATTAGACTTTTGGCAAAGatgcaaaaaatatatattagatattattgAGACATAGTAAcagcatcaacaacaacaaaataagaaacaCAGGTAAATAGAATAGAAGCCCAGACACTAacctgttgcggtaaatctccaacccaaatataccccagcaatgaaaacacaactcagttaatatgaatacatgctgtgcacctagattgggcagatcttcCGCTactctaccatcttccacatctatgagaccccttagaacttgtggtttctccaggccatgtgcttttgtgctgcttttcttcctcctcctcctcttctatgtcctccccctcttccatttttttccttcttctctctcctcaccttccactccatcttccctttatctgcccaattgacagctctcctttattttacaaattaaggtgggaagcaggttttcaggaaatcacctgagtgctgactcattccttgttcacaacccctcacaggagaacagaattaaaatCAAATGTAATTAGACCCAGGGCTATTCACAACACTAATCCACACAGGCAAAGTCATTAGACTTTTGGCAAAGatgcaaaaaatatatattagaaaaaaagacagcatgagCAGGTGATTAACTAAGCCTTTGCTAGGTCCCTGAGAGCAGGCCAGCTGAATCACTGTACTACTAACAATTGGCTGTACACTAACAATATAGgtaaataaaaatcatatatacacaaacacacatacacacacacaaatatgtatatatatatatacacacacatgtatatatatgaatggtaTGAAAGAGAAGTAGAATTGTCCCAGGGAATAGAGGGACTAATGAGAGGAGAAAGGTAGGGTATGGAATGTGGGGGTTATGCTAACGGTGTAAGCccccaactcaatgtgtttcttagacccctagaaacaaagcccagcatggagttctttTGCCTTCAGCCTGAAAAACCGATGACCACTGGGTGACCCACCTAATTCCAGGAACTGGCTCACCACAATCTTGACCCACCCAGGTGCCATTGTGTGCCATTGTGTAAGGGACCAAAaatgtttgccaaagatagcctgtaacctttTCATAAGAGATGAGTTGTAATTCATCATCCCCATTCTTATGatgtttactcagcttcccccttctttatgttttttttcctttaaaaaacccTCAACTGCAACTGCTGAGGGTtgatctcctctgcccctgtgcGGGTTATGAGCTCGGCCTTAGCATGCTGATTCCTGAATAAACTTCATGCGATATTGCATCAAGAACGGTCTCTCTTGAGTTATTGGGGCatcagctcatcccgggacttgagcgagGGTCTCACCGAAACGGGGGTCTTTCAACAGTACATGGTAGACTTGCACGAAAATATTCTTTCCAACCCCGGTGCTATGTACAATAAATTTACACAagctttaaatgttatttttaaaaattgacagaAATAAAGATGTGCCTTGAGCACCCCATCCTTTTCATTTCCAGGCCCCCTTTCAGGTAAACCAgttctccatggctgctggacagctacaggtGGCAGCCAAACAAGGGGACTGAAAACAGGGGTACccactgagaaactctgtcttgagtggagctccacagaaaacagaagaagtaACAGTATCCTGCATGGTAAGCAACGAACAGCATTAATGCTAGAGCTAgttataaagtttattttttagaGGCTATTGTTACAAGAGGGGCATTAAGGGGATACAGCTAGGCTGAAGAGGCGTTCACCTAGGGGTGACAGTGCAATGAGACAAGGGAATTCAATATAGGCACTTGTCTGAGCCAAGAGCTGCATCAGGTGAGAGGAACAgggtttaaaaaaatagaagttagAAAATTCTTAGCTCAAATAGATTTATGCTGTCCATGGTTCCCAGAAATAGGAATGgtaaatatacaaataacaagagggagggagggagggagggagagagagagagagagagagagagagagagagagagagagagagagagagaataggtttcaggtttcagaaaagcagttgtccCCTGTCTGGGACACTTTagcaagagagaaggaaaatggacataagctatttcagagctctcctaggggcATGAGGAAAtcatgtcctgcttcctctcctgcTCTTGTTGGAGATATCTTTAGTTCTAGTTATATCTAGGTCCCTTTGGGACATcaagttctcttccctctctgtctattgtctgttcttGGTGCACCAGTCTGTCCATGTTTGTTaatttatgtctgtttttgtttctttgtttgaatgattattgttctgtgtttcatgttcaaaacaaataaatggttaaaactttatctgctggctttacaccccttgatttagtttaacttgtttaaaagacAGTCTCAGTTggcctttggagccctgcacTTTTAGCTGGGAGTCAAGCacagctggagaagccctgccagGGGCTGATTATCTGCCAAGCCGATTTTAAAGGGTCCACTAGCTTTTTGGCATTTTTGGTAAGGGAGATGAtggctgcattttttttctagaaaaatctctgcaattgtGTTTATTGGGTTCAGCGAGTGACAAggtgctttttctcttgaaattacagctaaaaagaataagaaaattttGTTTGGTCTAAATATAAGCTGTGTGTAGCCACTTCgtttttgtttctgactggttttaaaggtataaatatgttctgcatgtcttggttatagagtattgacttataagttattgggtatgattaggAATTTGTAACACTGGTATCAGAAAGTTAGCTTACAACTGGTAACTCagagttggagtcattctaaacaataaCACCTGGCATGAACCAACCCAGAGACATAGATCTCTAAAggtacttctaaattgggataatattttatgtaattcttatcctagaaactagatTTAAAAAGGATAGggtttaaaacaatgtctctttaattaGCTATTAAaagttgcactgtcatgcattcatatatgtactggctggtttgacACAGCCAAGAGCTGCATCAGGTGAGAGGAGCAGGGTTTAAAAAAACAGAAGTTAGAAAATTCTTAGCTCAAATAGATTTATGCTGTCCATGGTTCACAGAAATAGGAATGgtaaatatacaaataacatgAGAAAATGAttacttgacacaggctggagttatcacagagaaaggagcttcagttgaggaaatgcctccatgagatccaactgtaaggcattttctcaattagtgatcaaggctgaaaggccccttgtgggtgggaccatctctgggctggtagtcttggttctataagagagcaggctgagcaagccaggggaggcaagccaataagtaacatccctccatggcctctgcatcagctcctgcttcctgacctgcttgagttccagtcctgacttccttggtgatgaacagcagtatggaagtataagctgaataaaccctttcctccccaacttgtttcttggtcatgatgtttgtgcaggaatagaaactctgactaagacaatatataAGAataggcagccaaactttgtaatgtGAAAGTAATGCTCTtggtattgatttttttaaaaagagaatggattgtttacactgttaagaattggtgttttgtttttcaaaattatggttatgtattttgtcccgcgggattcagttatttgtgggtgcgagggggaccgaaaacctggaagaaaatgggattggaaggaaaagaggagcaAGAAACCAAGTAGAGTGTCCTATTAAGGTctccgtttattaggctgagatgcctggttttaaagcatacatcttgGGGAACGGGGAGGGATTGAGGGAgaatttaacaaagaacaaagagtgggcatctgctgacatgagggccgaagtcaggcgccaggcagcgggcactctgcatcttatctccggaacatagatcctccttgacagccttgagGTGTCAGGCCAGGCTCaggtgtaactcatgtccttggaagtTATGAAAGTCAGGAAGCGATAAGGAAGAGGGGATtgtaattcagcttttacagcctcaggtgccaggaagggaacagggaggagggagtgacaaCCGGCTCctagcacgaggccatttggcctgtcagggTGGGAGGTTGTGAAGGGCTTGCTTTCTCACGGTTTGGTCTCTGACATTTAtgctctaatattgcaaaagaaacttaaaaattttaGTTAAACTGCCAGTGTTCGATTGGCTGCAGTTTGCAGCTCAATCACAGGCTCAGGGTTTTTAACTCGcccatatttgtaattaagaaaaaatcaagcaagtggaGATGATTGCAAGAGTAATAAGTTAAAAACAGCTGAAGCACTGTACCATCCTGCCTCCCCCTTTACACATGCTTTATTGGATACAGTAGTAGAAGCAAATTTAACCCCCCAAGATTGGAAAGGAGATGTCAGTAGGATTAATCTGGGGTCAAATAAGGTCCAGATGAACCTTTTCAGGAATTTGTGGATAGACTGCTAAAAGcagctggtagaatttttggacaTCCTCAGGCAGGAGTTCCTTTTGTTACACAATTGGCTTATGAGGATGCTAATGCAGCCTGATGTGTTGCTATCTAGCCAGAACCTGATAAAAAGAAGCTTCCTCCCATGGCATTATAGCTTAGCTGTGCCTGATAGTAAAAGAATCGCTCAACTTATTTTAGTTCCCTTGCATCTGCTACCCTCCAAATTTGTTAAGAGTGAGAGAGGACAAAAtggctttggttcctctgatgtGTTCTGGGTCCAACCTATTACTAAtaagagacctaaccttaaattactaattgaagaaaaaaatctttgaaggattaatagacacTGGAGCTGATATACTCATTGACCTCCAAGTGATTGGTTATTCCATTAATCCAAATTAAAGTTCAAATTTAAGATGtatgaaaggttaatgaaactagAAACTTATGAGGCATTACAACCTGGCTTACCTACTCCAGCTGGTGTTCCAAAAAAATAGGTATAAAATTATTACagatttaaaagattgtttttataCTGTTCCTTTTCATCCTGatgattgtaaagggtttgcttttagTGAGCTTATAATTTTGAAGAGCCCATGAAGTGATATCATTGGAAATTTTTGCCTCAAAGGATGGCTAATAGCCCGACATTATGCCAAAATTTTgtttctgcttcaatacaagaagttaggactttgaatcattcagtgtatattattcacTCTATGGATATTTTGTTAGCTGATCCTTCTGATGGAGTTTTACTACAAGCCTTTGCTCTTCTTACACaagctttaaaattttggagtagttgttgctccagaagagattcaaagacaataaatatctttttcaatatttggggctTCAGTTATATCCTAAACAAATTGTGGAACAGAAAATTCAAGTAAGAAAAGATATTTAGTTACTTTAAATGATTCTCAAAAGTTGTTAGGAGgtattaattggctaagacctcatctTAAGCTTACCAGAGGAAAACTTAAACCTCTgtttgatattctcaagttctaatTCTAATTCCCCTGGACAATAAACTGATGAGGGAAAAACAGCTTTgtagaaagtagaggaagctcttagccaacaacagatacattatatagactatgatCATTTGTTGGCAGTTTCACAGCTGTCCTTTGGCAAAACGGACCATTAATGTGGATTCaccttcatctccaagtaaagtttgaaCACCCTATTATGAAtctgttgctgtgttaatacagaattgtaggatagaatcatgaaagtattttggaaagaatgtttTAAGAACCTGATGAAATGTTTATTTCtcattccaaacagcaattaaattggttattgcaaacTACTGATATTTGGCCCATTGCACGGCAAACATTTTAGGCAAATTTGATAATCATTATTCAAAAGACAAGTTGTTAGAATTTACCTCTATACattcttttgtatttcctgtaaatttatgcatgcagCCAATAAAGAATGcatttactgtatttataaacagaTCGTTTAATGAGAGAGAAACATATGTgattagatcacatgcttattctcttgagtttcctcctgcttcacaAATGATTGAATTACATGCTGTagccagtttttaaaatgttgaaaaatcaagcttttaatttgtatatggATAGCCAATATATAGCTCATGATTGGtttacaattgcttgaaattgttccctttttagatactgctaattctcaaattttacagTTATGTATACAAATACAGCTTAATTTAAGAAACAGGTACTATTCCTTACTTTATAGGACATCTAAgagctcatactgga
This window harbors:
- the Gimap5 gene encoding GTPase IMAP family member 5, producing MEHLQKSTYGTIVQGPEAHCVQESSCLRILLVGKSGCGKSATGNSILRRPAFQSRLRGQSVTRTSQAETGTWEGRSILVVDTPPIFESKAQNQDMDKDIGDCYLLCAPGPHVLLLVTQLGRFTAEDAMAVRMVKEVFGVGVMRHMIVLFTRKEDLEEKSLEEFVTHTDNRSLRSLTQECGRRYCAFNNRASGEEQQGQLAELMALVRRLEQECEGSFHSNDLFLHAEALLREGYSVHQEAYRCYLAKVRQEVEKQRRELEEQEGSWIAKMICTVKSCWSSHTAACALLIVLGLTLLTTFINLCISRCK